One Solanum pennellii chromosome 9, SPENNV200 DNA segment encodes these proteins:
- the LOC107031056 gene encoding succinate-semialdehyde dehydrogenase, mitochondrial isoform X1, whose amino-acid sequence MQMIRVRTRMALSACAMLYRSSISGPVRLMTTDTQSVAAKLSSSGLLRSQALIGGKWVDAYDGKTIKVHNPATGEVITDVPCMGGRETNDAISSAYDAFSSWSKLTAAERSRYLRKWYDLIMAHKEELGQLMTLEQGKPLKEAIGEVSYGAGFIEFSAEEGKRIYGDIIPSPLADRRLFVLKQPVGVVGAITPWNFPLAMITRKVGPALACGCTVVIKPSELTPLTALAAAELSIQAGIPPGVVNVVMGNAPDIGDTLLASPQVRKITFTGSTKVGKKLMEGAAATVKKVSLELGGNAPCIIFDDADLEVALKGALATKFRNTGQTCVCANRILVQEGIYDKFANAFAKAVQNMKVGDGFTEGVEQGPLINEAAVQKVESFVEEATSKGAKVLVGGKRHSLGMTFYEPTVVTGVNSEMLLAKEEVFGPVAPLLKFKTDEEAIQMANDTNAGLAAYIFSTNIKRAWRVTEALEYGIVGVNEGLVSTEVAPFGGVKQSGLGREGSKYGMDEYLEMKYVCLGSMS is encoded by the coding sequence ATGCAAATGATTCGTGTGCGTACCAGAATGGCTCTTTCTGCTTGTGCGATGTTATATCGTTCCTCAATTTCAGGTCCTGTGCGACTGATGACGACAGACACACAAAGTGTTGCTGCTAAGCTGAGCAGCTCTGGATTGTTGCGGAGTCAGGCTCTTATTGGAGGGAAATGGGTTGATGCATATGATGGGAAGACTATAAAGGTCCACAATCCTGCAACAGGGGAGGTAATAACAGATGTGCCATGCATGGGAGGGAGGGAGACGAAcgatgcaatttcttctgcctATGATGCATTTAGTTCATGGAGCAAACTTACTGCCGCTGAAAGGAGCAGATATTTAAGGAAGTGGTACGATTTGATAATGGCCCATAAAGAAGAACTTGGACAGCTTATGACACTAGAGCAAGGGAAACCTCTAAAAGAGGCTATTGGTGAAGTTAGTTATGGGGCTGGTTTTATTGAGTTCTCCGCTGAAGAGGGTAAACGTATATATGGTGACATCATTCCATCACCATTAGCAGATAGGCGGTTATTTGTTTTAAAGCAACCAGTTGGTGTTGTTGGTGCAATTACGCCATGGAATTTTCCCTTGGCTATGATTACCCGAAAGGTTGGCCCTGCTCTTGCTTGTGGTTGCACAGTGGTGATTAAACCTTCTGAACTCACACCCTTGACTGCTTTAGCAGCAGCTGAACTCTCCATTCAAGCTGGAATACCACCGGGCGTAGTGAATGTTGTTATGGGAAATGCACCTGATATTGGAGACACACTGCTTGCAAGCCCACAGGTAAGAAAAATTACATTCACAGGTTCAACCAAGGTTGGGAAAAAATTGATGGAAGGTGCTGCTGCCACCGTTAAAAAGGTGTCTCTTGAGCTAGGCGGTAATGCACCTTGCATCATCTTTGATGACGCCGATCTTGAAGTAGCTTTAAAAGGAGCTCTGGCAACAAAGTTCCGTAACACCGGACAAACATGTGTATGCGCGAACAGAATACTTGTGCAAGAAGGGATATATGATAAATTCGCAAATGCTTTTGCAAAAGCTGTCCAAAACATGAAAGTTGGAGATGGTTTCACTGAAGGTGTAGAGCAAGGCCCTCTAATCAATGAAGCAGCAGTACAGAAGGTTGAATCTTTTGTAGAAGAAGCTACATCGAAGGGAGCCAAAGTCCTCGTTGGTGGGAAGAGACACAGCCTTGGCATGACTTTCTACGAGCCTACAGTCGTAACTGGAGTTAACAGTGAGATGCTCTTGGCGAAAGAGGAAGTATTTGGGCCAGTCGCCCctcttttgaagttcaaaacAGACGAAGAAGCAATCCAAATGGCTAACGACACCAATGCTGGTTTAGCTGCTTATATATTCTCAACAAACATCAAAAGAGCTTGGCGTGTTACTGAAGCCCTCGAATATGGAATTGTCGGAGTTAATGAAGGACTAGTTTCAACCGAGGTAGCTCCATTTGGGGGCGTGAAACAATCAGGTCTTGGCCGCGAAGGTTCTAAATACGGGATGGATGAATATTTAGAGATGAAATATGTGTGCTTGGGAAGTATGAGCTAA
- the LOC107031056 gene encoding succinate-semialdehyde dehydrogenase, mitochondrial isoform X2, producing the protein MTTDTQSVAAKLSSSGLLRSQALIGGKWVDAYDGKTIKVHNPATGEVITDVPCMGGRETNDAISSAYDAFSSWSKLTAAERSRYLRKWYDLIMAHKEELGQLMTLEQGKPLKEAIGEVSYGAGFIEFSAEEGKRIYGDIIPSPLADRRLFVLKQPVGVVGAITPWNFPLAMITRKVGPALACGCTVVIKPSELTPLTALAAAELSIQAGIPPGVVNVVMGNAPDIGDTLLASPQVRKITFTGSTKVGKKLMEGAAATVKKVSLELGGNAPCIIFDDADLEVALKGALATKFRNTGQTCVCANRILVQEGIYDKFANAFAKAVQNMKVGDGFTEGVEQGPLINEAAVQKVESFVEEATSKGAKVLVGGKRHSLGMTFYEPTVVTGVNSEMLLAKEEVFGPVAPLLKFKTDEEAIQMANDTNAGLAAYIFSTNIKRAWRVTEALEYGIVGVNEGLVSTEVAPFGGVKQSGLGREGSKYGMDEYLEMKYVCLGSMS; encoded by the coding sequence ATGACGACAGACACACAAAGTGTTGCTGCTAAGCTGAGCAGCTCTGGATTGTTGCGGAGTCAGGCTCTTATTGGAGGGAAATGGGTTGATGCATATGATGGGAAGACTATAAAGGTCCACAATCCTGCAACAGGGGAGGTAATAACAGATGTGCCATGCATGGGAGGGAGGGAGACGAAcgatgcaatttcttctgcctATGATGCATTTAGTTCATGGAGCAAACTTACTGCCGCTGAAAGGAGCAGATATTTAAGGAAGTGGTACGATTTGATAATGGCCCATAAAGAAGAACTTGGACAGCTTATGACACTAGAGCAAGGGAAACCTCTAAAAGAGGCTATTGGTGAAGTTAGTTATGGGGCTGGTTTTATTGAGTTCTCCGCTGAAGAGGGTAAACGTATATATGGTGACATCATTCCATCACCATTAGCAGATAGGCGGTTATTTGTTTTAAAGCAACCAGTTGGTGTTGTTGGTGCAATTACGCCATGGAATTTTCCCTTGGCTATGATTACCCGAAAGGTTGGCCCTGCTCTTGCTTGTGGTTGCACAGTGGTGATTAAACCTTCTGAACTCACACCCTTGACTGCTTTAGCAGCAGCTGAACTCTCCATTCAAGCTGGAATACCACCGGGCGTAGTGAATGTTGTTATGGGAAATGCACCTGATATTGGAGACACACTGCTTGCAAGCCCACAGGTAAGAAAAATTACATTCACAGGTTCAACCAAGGTTGGGAAAAAATTGATGGAAGGTGCTGCTGCCACCGTTAAAAAGGTGTCTCTTGAGCTAGGCGGTAATGCACCTTGCATCATCTTTGATGACGCCGATCTTGAAGTAGCTTTAAAAGGAGCTCTGGCAACAAAGTTCCGTAACACCGGACAAACATGTGTATGCGCGAACAGAATACTTGTGCAAGAAGGGATATATGATAAATTCGCAAATGCTTTTGCAAAAGCTGTCCAAAACATGAAAGTTGGAGATGGTTTCACTGAAGGTGTAGAGCAAGGCCCTCTAATCAATGAAGCAGCAGTACAGAAGGTTGAATCTTTTGTAGAAGAAGCTACATCGAAGGGAGCCAAAGTCCTCGTTGGTGGGAAGAGACACAGCCTTGGCATGACTTTCTACGAGCCTACAGTCGTAACTGGAGTTAACAGTGAGATGCTCTTGGCGAAAGAGGAAGTATTTGGGCCAGTCGCCCctcttttgaagttcaaaacAGACGAAGAAGCAATCCAAATGGCTAACGACACCAATGCTGGTTTAGCTGCTTATATATTCTCAACAAACATCAAAAGAGCTTGGCGTGTTACTGAAGCCCTCGAATATGGAATTGTCGGAGTTAATGAAGGACTAGTTTCAACCGAGGTAGCTCCATTTGGGGGCGTGAAACAATCAGGTCTTGGCCGCGAAGGTTCTAAATACGGGATGGATGAATATTTAGAGATGAAATATGTGTGCTTGGGAAGTATGAGCTAA
- the LOC107031345 gene encoding ammonium transporter 1 member 1 produces MACSVDTLAPFLGPNTTNAVAAASYICNQFSGVSDRFVDTGYAIDSTYLLFSAYLVFSMQLGFAMLCAGSVRAKNTMNIMLTNVLDAAAGGLFYYLFGYAFAWGGPSNGFIGRHFFGLKEIPSNSFDYSNFLYQWAFAIAAAGITSGSIAERTQFVAYLIYSSFLTGFVYPVVSHWFWSPDGWASPANSNLLFGSGVIDFAGSGVVHMVGGIAGFYGALIEGPRIGRYDHTGRSVALRGHSASLVVLGTFLLWFGWYGFNPGSFNKILVTYGTSGGYYGQWSAVGRTAVTTTLAGCTAALTTLFGKRILSGHWNVTDVCNGLLGGFAAITAGCSVVEPWAAIICGFVAALVLIGFNMLAEKFKYDDPLEAAQLHGGCGAWGIIFTGLFAKGEFVDQVYPGKPGRPHGLFMGGGGKLLAAHIIQILVIIGWVSATMGPLFYILHKFKLLRISPEDEMAGMDLTRHGGFAYYHEEDPKSGTQMRRIEPTTST; encoded by the coding sequence ATGGCTTGTTCCGTAGATACTCTCGCTCCGTTCCTCGGTCCTAACACCACCAACGCCGTCGCCGCCGCTTCATACATCTGCAACCAATTTTCAGGTGTATCGGACAGATTCGTCGATACCGGTTATGCAATCGATTCTACATATCTCCTCTTCTCCGCTTATCTCGTTTTCTCCATGCAGCTTGGTTTCGCTATGCTTTGCGCGGGCTCTGTCCGCGCAAAAAATACAATGAACATTATGCTCACGAACGTCCTCGATGCGGCCGCCGGTGGACTTTTTTACTATCTATTTGGATACGCTTTTGCTTGGGGTGGTCCGTCTAATGGATTCATCGGCCGACATTTCTTCGGTCTTAAAGAGATCCCGTCAAATTCATTCGATTACAGTAATTTCCTCTATCAATGGGCTTTCGCCATCGCCGCCGCCGGTATCACTAGCGGTTCAATCGCCGAACGAACCCAATTTGTTGCCTATTTGATTTATTCCTCTTTTCTAACGGGTTTCGTTTACCCGGTTGTATCTCATTGGTTTTGGAGCCCAGATGGGTGGGCTAGCCCGGCTAATTCAAATCTCTTATTCGGATCTGGTGTAATCGATTTCGCCGGGTCGGGTGTAGTTCATATGGTAGGTGGAATCGCCGGGTTTTACGGAGCTTTAATTGAAGGTCCACGAATCGGGCGGTACGATCATACGGGTCGATCCGTTGCGCTTCGTGGACATAGCGCGTCACTCGTGGTTCTAGGTACCTTTTTATTATGGTTCGGATGGTACGGATTTAACCCCGGTTCATTTAATAAAATCCTAGTTACTTACGGTACATCCGGAGGGTATTATGGTCAATGGAGCGCGGTAGGACGTACCGCGGTTACAACTACCCTAGCCGGTTGCACCGCAGCCCTAACGACTCTTTTTGGTAAACGGATCCTTTCGGGTCATTGGAACGTAACCGATGTATGTAACGGTTTACTAGGCGGATTTGCAGCAATCACGGCTGGGTGCTCGGTCGTCGAGCCGTGGGCCGCGATTATATGTGGGTTCGTAGCGGCTTTAGTTTTAATCGGTTTTAACATGttagcggaaaaatttaaatatgacgATCCACTTGAAGCAGCACAATTACATGGGGGTTGTGGTGCATGGGGGATAATTTTTACCGGGTTATTCGCTAAAGGAGAGTTTGTGGATCAAGTATACCCGGGTAAACCGGGTCGACCTCACGGGTTATTTATGGGTGGAGGAGGGAAACTACTCGCGGCGCATATAATCCAGATACTCGTTATAATCGGGTGGGTCAGCGCGACGATGGGTCCGCTTTTTTATATACTTCATAAATTCAAGTTGCTTCGGATATCACCCGAAGATGAAATGGCGGGTATGGATCTGACCCGACATGGTGGGTTTGCTTATTATCATGAAGAGGATCCGAAATCAGGAACGCAAATGAGGAGAATTGAACCAACAACCTcaacttag
- the LOC107029791 gene encoding uncharacterized protein LOC107029791, which yields MLKLPKRNLPWLQLRRLSTAIRQTVEDEGDWLYSSEWWGTTSGGGDTVFRSISDKGNGVVSVVAYPSSKPENCYWGKTENWLQKRYEKMYPRDEQEGNFRILGYQWRNLHFNEETRQSTVKIMAAYRDSAPGSIYLMQQAECLAVPYVKSMVSAGLATIASCRFDLESAVCGRKPMKILCIGHGGGSIPLFLASKIQGAEVHIAEIDPVVISASVQAMGFPSYSVMTPSGTRAHSTPDLIQEVQWKGIHERIQLHESDAEKFLLENKNLYDLVFIDAYDGEDIFPHTLWDPHSPFLNALADQLHPEHGTVVVNLHSDVDFRDDDFIPPGSHLLPMGKYISKVCRSYKEALLGSKSSYNGLAYVVSVPWVCNTSLVVSRGLEKSNRDMVMRNIMSKSLVVENTLDLPFSCMQYLKRGFTLVN from the exons ATGTTGAAGTTGCCTAAACGGAATTTGCCATGGCTGCAGCTGAGACGATTATCAACGGCGATTCGACAAACTGTAGAAGATGAAGGCGACTGGTTATATTCATCGGAATGGTGGGGCACAACTTCCGGTGGTGGCGACACAGTTTTCCGATCAATTTCCGATAAAGGAAACGGCGTCGTTTCTGTCGTAGCTTACCCTTCTTCCAAACCA gaaaactGTTATTGGGGAAAAACAGAGAATTGGCTTCAAAAGAGGTATGAAAAGATGTATCCAAGAGATGAACAGGAAGGGAATTTCAGGATTCTTGGTTATCAATGGCGGAATCTTCACTTTAATGAGGAGACTCGTCAAAGCACAGTTAAAATAATGGCTGCTTATAGGGATTCAGCTCCTGGTTCTATATACTTGATGCAGCAGGCAGAGTGTCTCGCTGTTCCAT ATGTGAAGAGCATGGTCTCTGCTGGGTTGGCTACCATTGCATCTTGTAGATTCGATCTTGAAAGTGCAGTTTGTGGGAGAAAACCaatgaaaattttatgcattgggCATGGCGGAGGAAGCATACCGTTGTTTTTGGCTAGTAAAATCCAAG GTGCTGAAGTGCACATAGCTGAAATCGACCCTGTGGTAATCTCAGCCTCAGTTCAAGCAATGGGGTTCCCATCTTACTCAGTTATGACTCCATCTGGTACCCGTGCACACTCAACTCCTGATCTTATCCAAGAAGTTCAATGGAAAGGCATTCATGAGAGGATTCAATTACACGAATCAGATGCTGAGAAATTCCTCCTCGAGAACAAAAATCTTTATGATCTTGTTTTCATAGACGCATATGACGGGGAAGATATCTTTCCTCACACCCTATGGGATCCACACTCTCCATTCCTCAATGCTCTCGCAGACCAACTTCACCCCGAGCATGGAACTGTTGTCGTAAACCTTCACTCAGATGTAGACTTCAGGGATGATGATTTCATTCCACCTGGTTCTCACCTTTTGCCAATGGGAAAGTATATTTCGAAAGTGTGCCGATCATATAAAGAAGCTCTATTAGGGAGTAAGAGTTCCTATAATGGTCTGGCTTATGTAGTTTCTGTGCCTTGGGTATGTAATACATCTCTTGTTGTGAGCAGAGGTTTAGAGAAATCTAATAGAGATATGGTTATGAGGAATATCATGTCAAAATCCCTAGTTGTTGAGAATACTCTTGACTTGCCATTTTCTTGTATGCAATATCTGAAAAGAGGTTTTACTCTggttaattaa
- the LOC107031057 gene encoding uncharacterized protein LOC107031057, whose protein sequence is MYPRVKVRVQKEEDDQYAYHSLPSLKAFESLSISDFSSSDDSPTSVVRIPRACILSPDRHGLPSLRGRTKENNQSIFGGSKPNTRATSVPRPRAVLSSPVNDQMISTRSKTKAESVSDLKNHNTCQNRHHIKCKTFPKSIQDSHHTSGNKWSKETDNGKLDPRARARVVKGDPSRRTHLQEDDQHPVRSKVKTVSRAM, encoded by the exons A TGTATCCAAGGGTTAAGGTGAGGGTAcagaaagaagaagatgatcAGTATGCTTATCACTCTTTGCCATCTTTGAAGGCTTTTGAATCCCTTTCCATAAGTGACTTCTCTTCTTCAG ATGATTCGCCTACATCAGTTGTGAGGATACCCCGAGCATGTATTTTAAGCCCAGACAGACATGGGCTTCCATCATTGAGAG GGAGAACGAAGGAAAATAACCAAAGCATTTTTGGTGGAAGCAAACCAAATACAAGGGCCACTTCTGTCCCTCGACCACGTGCAGTCTTATCAAGCCCTG TTAATGATCAAATGATAAGCACGAGGAGCAAGACGAAAGCAGAATCAGTTTCAGACTTGAAGAATCACAATACATGTCAAAACAGACATCACATCAAGTGCAAAACTTTTCCAAAATCAATTCAAGATTCACATCATACAAGTGGAAATAAGTGGTCAAAAGAGACGGATAATGGGAAACTTGATCCTCGAGCAAGAGCAAGGGTAGTGAAAGGTGATCCAAGTCGAAGAACACACCTTCAAGAAGACGATCAACATCCTGTTCGTTCAAAAGTAAAAACAGTAAGCAGGGCTATGTAG
- the LOC107031058 gene encoding 26S proteasome non-ATPase regulatory subunit 13 homolog B: protein MAALQYLESLRNDHPELSDWYTTLADLYQRKLWHQLSLKLEQFVALAVFQAGDTLIQLYHNFITDFETKINLLKLAHFAVIVSRQYSEKDAGIGYLEGVAEKLQNTKETRIEEPILYIKLQIALFKLEQGDQKECKRLLEQGNATIDSMTDVDPSVYASYYWVSSQYHKTRQEFAEFYKSALLYLAYVSVDSLSESFKLDLAFDLSLSALLGDNVYNFGELLAHPIIKSLVGTQVEWLYHILEAFNTGDLVRYQELCRVHQAALSAQPALLQNEKKLLEKINILCLMEIIFSRPAEDRTIPLSAIAERTKLSVEDVEYLLMKSLSVHLIEGIIDQVEGTVHVSWVQPRVLGIPQIKSLRDRLDNWVDKVHTALLSVEAETPDLVSS from the exons ATGGCGGCTCTACAGTATTTGGAATCGCTACGCAATGATCATCCAGAGCTTTCTGATTGGTACACGACGCTTGCAGATCTGTACCAACGCAAGCTCTGGCACCAGCTCTCTCTCAAGCTCGAACAGTTCGTCGCTCTCGCTGTTTTTCAG GCTGGTGACACGTTGATACAGCTGTATCACAATTTCATCACTGATTTTGAGACAAAGATCAATCTTCTGAAGCTTGCACATTTCGCTGTAATCGTCTCTCGGCAATATTCGGAGAAAGATGCTGGAATAGGTTATCTGGAAGGAGTAGCAGAGAAGCTCCAAAATACTAAAGAGACACGGATAGAGGAACCAATACTTTATATTAAGTTGCAGATTGCCCTATTTAAGCTTGAACAAGGGGATCAAAAAGAGTGCAAGAGGCTTTTAGAACAGGGGAATGCTACAATTGACAGCATGACCGATGTTGACCCCTCTGTTTATGCCAGTTACTATTGGGTTTCATCTCAGTATCATAAAACGCGGCAGGAGTTTGCAGAGTTTTACAAAAGCGCTCTCCTCTATCTTGCATATGTTTCAGTGGATTCTCTTTCGGAGTCATTCAAGCTG GATTTGGCGTTTGATTTGTCCTTGTCTGCTTTACTGGGAGACAACGTATACAATTTTGGGGAGTTGCTTGCTCATCCTATT ATAAAGAGTTTGGTAGGGACACAAGTTGAATGGCTATATCATATCCTTGAAGCATTCAACACTGGTGATTTAGTTCGTTATCAAGAATTGTGCCGTGTCCATCAAGCTGCTTTAAGTGCTCAACCAGCATTATTGCAGAACGAGAAAAAGCTTCTCGAGAAGATCAACATTCTGTGCTTGATGGAAATCATCTTCAG TCGCCCAGCAGAGGATAGAACTATTCCATTGAGTGCCATTGCAGAGCGCACTAAACTTAGCGTGGAAGATGTAGAGTATCTCTTAATGAAGAGTCTCTCT GTACATCTGATAGAGGGAATAATCGATCAAGTGGAAGGGACTGTTCACGTGTCCTGGGTTCAACCAAGAGTTTTGGGTATTCCTCAGATCAAGTCATTGCGAGATCGGCTAGACAATTGGGTGGATAAAGTACACACTGCATTGTTATCTGTGGAAGCTGAAACTCCTGATTTGGTTTCATCATAA